The Carassius gibelio isolate Cgi1373 ecotype wild population from Czech Republic chromosome A24, carGib1.2-hapl.c, whole genome shotgun sequence genome window below encodes:
- the LOC127946070 gene encoding transcription factor AP-2-alpha-like isoform X2, whose amino-acid sequence MKMLWKLTDNIKYEDCEDRHDGTSNGTTRLPQLGSVGQSPYTSAPPLSHTPNSDFQPPYFPPPYQPIYPQSQDPYSHVNDPYSINSLHAQPQTQHPGWPGQRQSQENSLLHQHRGLPHQLCREYRREVLLPSGHGIETGLTDSIPIHGIPHSLEDVQHVEDQGIHIPDQTVIKKGPVSISKNNSNISAIPINKDGLFGGVINPNEVFCSVPGRLSLLSSTSKYKVTVAEVQRRLSPPECLNASLLGGVLRRAKSKNGGRSLREKLDKIGLNLPAGRRKAANVTLLTSLVEGEAVHLARDFGYVCETEFPAKAAAEYMNRQHSDPNEQVQRKNMLLATKQICKEFMDLLSQDRSPLGNSRPQPILEPGIQSCLTHFSLISHGFGTPAMCAALTALQNYLTEGIKAMDKIYLNNNPNSHNETGSKGGDKDEKHRK is encoded by the exons GATCGCCATGACGGGACCAGCAATGGCACAACCCGTTTACCCCAACTAGGCAGCGTGGGCCAGTCTCCGTACACCAGCGCTCCTCCGCTCTCTCACACGCCTAACTCAGACTTCCAGCCTCCATACTTTCCGCCACCCTACCAGCCCATCTACCCGCAGTCTCAAGACCCTTACTCTCACGTTAATGACCCGTACTCCATCAATTCTCTGCACGCCCAGCCTCAGACACAGCACCCGGGCTGGCCAGGCCAGCGGCAGAGTCAGGAGAACAGCCTGCTGCACCAGCACCGCGGGTTACCCCATCAGTTGTGCAGAGAGTACCGCAGAGAAGTGCTACTTCCTTCTGGTCACGGCATTGAGACTGGACTCACTGATTCAATCCCTATCCACGGAATACCTCACTCTTTAGAAGATGTTCAG CATGTTGAAGATCAAGGAATTCACATCCCAGACCAAACTGTAATCAAGAAAG gtcCTGTTTCAATATCCAAGAACAACAGCAATATATCTGCCATACCAATAAATAAAGATGGGCTTTTTGGAGGTGTGATAAACCCAAACGAAGTATTCTGTTCGGTTCCGGGTCGTCTGTCTCTTCTTAGCTCAACGTCAAAATACAAAGTCACAGTAGCGGAGGTGCAGAGAAGGCTTTCTCCGCCTGAGTGCCTTAATGCTTCCCTGCTTGGCGGGGTCTTGAGAAG GGCCAAATCTAAGAATGGCGGAAGATCTTTAAGAGAAAAACTAGATAAAATCGGATTAAATCTACCAGCAGGAAGGCGCAAAGCTGCTAATGTTACACTCTTGACATCACTGGTCGAAG GTGAAGCTGTGCATCTGGCCAGAGATTTTGGTTATGTATGCGAGACTGAGTTTCCAGCCAAGGCGGCAGCTGAATACATGAACCGACAGCATTCCGACCCAAATGAACAAGTCCAAAGAAAAAACATGTTATTGGCAACGAA ACAAATCTGCAAAGAGTTCATGGACCTGCTCTCTCAAGACCGCTCACCTCTGGGGAATTCACGTCCACAGCCAATTCTTGAGCCTGGGATTCAGAGCTGCTTGACCCACTTCAGTCTTATTTCTCACGGATTCGGGACTCCAGCCATGTGCGCGGCCCTTACGGCGCTGCAGAACTATTTGACGGAGGGCATTAAAGCCATGGACAAAATCTACCTGAACAACAATCCTAACAGCCACAATGAGACGGGGTCGAAGGGGGGTGACAAAGACGAAAAGCACAGAAAGTGA
- the LOC127946070 gene encoding transcription factor AP-2-alpha-like isoform X1: MKQEQTKTNVKNNEVDGHPVNSKDVPAQMPSAFAGFSPESKDRHDGTSNGTTRLPQLGSVGQSPYTSAPPLSHTPNSDFQPPYFPPPYQPIYPQSQDPYSHVNDPYSINSLHAQPQTQHPGWPGQRQSQENSLLHQHRGLPHQLCREYRREVLLPSGHGIETGLTDSIPIHGIPHSLEDVQHVEDQGIHIPDQTVIKKGPVSISKNNSNISAIPINKDGLFGGVINPNEVFCSVPGRLSLLSSTSKYKVTVAEVQRRLSPPECLNASLLGGVLRRAKSKNGGRSLREKLDKIGLNLPAGRRKAANVTLLTSLVEGEAVHLARDFGYVCETEFPAKAAAEYMNRQHSDPNEQVQRKNMLLATKQICKEFMDLLSQDRSPLGNSRPQPILEPGIQSCLTHFSLISHGFGTPAMCAALTALQNYLTEGIKAMDKIYLNNNPNSHNETGSKGGDKDEKHRK, encoded by the exons ATGAAGCAGGAACAGACGAAGACTAATGTGAAAAACAATGAGGTAGACGGGCATCCAGTGAACAGTAAAGATGTGCCAGCCCAGATGCCCTCAGCGTTTGCTGGATTTTCACCAGAATCAAAG GATCGCCATGACGGGACCAGCAATGGCACAACCCGTTTACCCCAACTAGGCAGCGTGGGCCAGTCTCCGTACACCAGCGCTCCTCCGCTCTCTCACACGCCTAACTCAGACTTCCAGCCTCCATACTTTCCGCCACCCTACCAGCCCATCTACCCGCAGTCTCAAGACCCTTACTCTCACGTTAATGACCCGTACTCCATCAATTCTCTGCACGCCCAGCCTCAGACACAGCACCCGGGCTGGCCAGGCCAGCGGCAGAGTCAGGAGAACAGCCTGCTGCACCAGCACCGCGGGTTACCCCATCAGTTGTGCAGAGAGTACCGCAGAGAAGTGCTACTTCCTTCTGGTCACGGCATTGAGACTGGACTCACTGATTCAATCCCTATCCACGGAATACCTCACTCTTTAGAAGATGTTCAG CATGTTGAAGATCAAGGAATTCACATCCCAGACCAAACTGTAATCAAGAAAG gtcCTGTTTCAATATCCAAGAACAACAGCAATATATCTGCCATACCAATAAATAAAGATGGGCTTTTTGGAGGTGTGATAAACCCAAACGAAGTATTCTGTTCGGTTCCGGGTCGTCTGTCTCTTCTTAGCTCAACGTCAAAATACAAAGTCACAGTAGCGGAGGTGCAGAGAAGGCTTTCTCCGCCTGAGTGCCTTAATGCTTCCCTGCTTGGCGGGGTCTTGAGAAG GGCCAAATCTAAGAATGGCGGAAGATCTTTAAGAGAAAAACTAGATAAAATCGGATTAAATCTACCAGCAGGAAGGCGCAAAGCTGCTAATGTTACACTCTTGACATCACTGGTCGAAG GTGAAGCTGTGCATCTGGCCAGAGATTTTGGTTATGTATGCGAGACTGAGTTTCCAGCCAAGGCGGCAGCTGAATACATGAACCGACAGCATTCCGACCCAAATGAACAAGTCCAAAGAAAAAACATGTTATTGGCAACGAA ACAAATCTGCAAAGAGTTCATGGACCTGCTCTCTCAAGACCGCTCACCTCTGGGGAATTCACGTCCACAGCCAATTCTTGAGCCTGGGATTCAGAGCTGCTTGACCCACTTCAGTCTTATTTCTCACGGATTCGGGACTCCAGCCATGTGCGCGGCCCTTACGGCGCTGCAGAACTATTTGACGGAGGGCATTAAAGCCATGGACAAAATCTACCTGAACAACAATCCTAACAGCCACAATGAGACGGGGTCGAAGGGGGGTGACAAAGACGAAAAGCACAGAAAGTGA
- the LOC127946070 gene encoding transcription factor AP-2-alpha-like isoform X3 translates to MMLVHSFSAMDRHDGTSNGTTRLPQLGSVGQSPYTSAPPLSHTPNSDFQPPYFPPPYQPIYPQSQDPYSHVNDPYSINSLHAQPQTQHPGWPGQRQSQENSLLHQHRGLPHQLCREYRREVLLPSGHGIETGLTDSIPIHGIPHSLEDVQHVEDQGIHIPDQTVIKKGPVSISKNNSNISAIPINKDGLFGGVINPNEVFCSVPGRLSLLSSTSKYKVTVAEVQRRLSPPECLNASLLGGVLRRAKSKNGGRSLREKLDKIGLNLPAGRRKAANVTLLTSLVEGEAVHLARDFGYVCETEFPAKAAAEYMNRQHSDPNEQVQRKNMLLATKQICKEFMDLLSQDRSPLGNSRPQPILEPGIQSCLTHFSLISHGFGTPAMCAALTALQNYLTEGIKAMDKIYLNNNPNSHNETGSKGGDKDEKHRK, encoded by the exons ATGATGTTAGTGCACAGTTTTTCCGCGATG GATCGCCATGACGGGACCAGCAATGGCACAACCCGTTTACCCCAACTAGGCAGCGTGGGCCAGTCTCCGTACACCAGCGCTCCTCCGCTCTCTCACACGCCTAACTCAGACTTCCAGCCTCCATACTTTCCGCCACCCTACCAGCCCATCTACCCGCAGTCTCAAGACCCTTACTCTCACGTTAATGACCCGTACTCCATCAATTCTCTGCACGCCCAGCCTCAGACACAGCACCCGGGCTGGCCAGGCCAGCGGCAGAGTCAGGAGAACAGCCTGCTGCACCAGCACCGCGGGTTACCCCATCAGTTGTGCAGAGAGTACCGCAGAGAAGTGCTACTTCCTTCTGGTCACGGCATTGAGACTGGACTCACTGATTCAATCCCTATCCACGGAATACCTCACTCTTTAGAAGATGTTCAG CATGTTGAAGATCAAGGAATTCACATCCCAGACCAAACTGTAATCAAGAAAG gtcCTGTTTCAATATCCAAGAACAACAGCAATATATCTGCCATACCAATAAATAAAGATGGGCTTTTTGGAGGTGTGATAAACCCAAACGAAGTATTCTGTTCGGTTCCGGGTCGTCTGTCTCTTCTTAGCTCAACGTCAAAATACAAAGTCACAGTAGCGGAGGTGCAGAGAAGGCTTTCTCCGCCTGAGTGCCTTAATGCTTCCCTGCTTGGCGGGGTCTTGAGAAG GGCCAAATCTAAGAATGGCGGAAGATCTTTAAGAGAAAAACTAGATAAAATCGGATTAAATCTACCAGCAGGAAGGCGCAAAGCTGCTAATGTTACACTCTTGACATCACTGGTCGAAG GTGAAGCTGTGCATCTGGCCAGAGATTTTGGTTATGTATGCGAGACTGAGTTTCCAGCCAAGGCGGCAGCTGAATACATGAACCGACAGCATTCCGACCCAAATGAACAAGTCCAAAGAAAAAACATGTTATTGGCAACGAA ACAAATCTGCAAAGAGTTCATGGACCTGCTCTCTCAAGACCGCTCACCTCTGGGGAATTCACGTCCACAGCCAATTCTTGAGCCTGGGATTCAGAGCTGCTTGACCCACTTCAGTCTTATTTCTCACGGATTCGGGACTCCAGCCATGTGCGCGGCCCTTACGGCGCTGCAGAACTATTTGACGGAGGGCATTAAAGCCATGGACAAAATCTACCTGAACAACAATCCTAACAGCCACAATGAGACGGGGTCGAAGGGGGGTGACAAAGACGAAAAGCACAGAAAGTGA